From Actinopolymorpha cephalotaxi, one genomic window encodes:
- a CDS encoding AAA family ATPase, with product MVEPRRPEYVLIGPVCAGKTTLGARLAERLGVEHVQLDSIANDYYRIAPGWDADTYNALMADSFVAAYRHFEPALAFAVESVVRDHHDCIFDLGAGHTSFLDRRLHERVVSALSPFSNVVLLLPSADTMTSVRTLWERCRQRGHTWIHDGVDFIEHWVTDDQNRRLADRVLFTEDRDPDALVEEILLGESTS from the coding sequence ATGGTCGAGCCGCGTCGCCCGGAGTATGTCCTCATCGGCCCTGTCTGTGCGGGGAAAACAACCCTTGGTGCACGACTTGCCGAGCGGCTCGGGGTTGAGCACGTCCAGCTCGACTCCATCGCCAACGACTACTACCGCATCGCTCCTGGCTGGGACGCGGACACGTACAACGCACTGATGGCCGACTCGTTCGTCGCTGCCTACCGCCATTTTGAGCCGGCCCTGGCATTCGCGGTCGAATCCGTGGTTCGTGACCACCACGACTGCATCTTCGATCTCGGTGCCGGACACACCTCGTTCCTCGACCGCCGACTGCATGAACGTGTCGTGAGCGCCCTCAGCCCCTTTTCGAACGTCGTTCTGCTACTGCCCTCGGCGGACACGATGACATCCGTACGTACATTGTGGGAACGGTGTCGACAACGTGGCCACACCTGGATCCACGACGGCGTCGACTTCATCGAGCACTGGGTCACCGACGACCAGAACCGACGGCTGGCCGACCGCGTCCTCTTCACCGAGGATCGGGATCCTGACGCGCTCGTGGAGGAGATTCTCCTAGGGGAATCGACGTCATGA
- a CDS encoding DinB family protein, translating to MTDLKAVLLADLRRRREVMLAKLDGLSEYDRRRPLTPTGTNLLGLVKHLAGCEYGHFGDAFGRCAYERPSWFRDDPYTEIDMWATPDESSDYITGTYRQACAHSDATIADLELDRPGHVAHWAEGHRETTLGVLLVGMVGETAQHAGHADIIRELIDGRIGDDGSVAADSTYWRDQLGEAQAVADHFRAAGEAGTTRPS from the coding sequence ATGACCGATCTCAAAGCGGTGCTACTCGCGGACCTACGCCGCCGTCGTGAAGTGATGCTCGCGAAGCTGGACGGGTTGTCGGAGTACGACCGGCGTCGCCCGCTGACCCCGACGGGCACGAACCTGCTCGGTCTGGTCAAGCACCTGGCTGGTTGTGAGTACGGCCACTTCGGCGACGCGTTCGGACGGTGTGCGTACGAACGACCGTCCTGGTTCCGAGACGACCCCTACACCGAGATCGACATGTGGGCGACCCCCGACGAGTCGAGTGACTACATCACCGGCACCTACCGCCAGGCCTGTGCTCACTCCGACGCCACGATCGCCGATCTTGAACTGGACCGTCCCGGTCACGTCGCGCACTGGGCGGAAGGTCACCGCGAGACGACGCTCGGAGTGCTCCTGGTCGGGATGGTCGGTGAGACCGCGCAGCACGCCGGGCACGCCGACATCATCCGCGAACTCATCGACGGCCGAATCGGGGACGACGGATCCGTCGCTGCAGATTCGACGTACTGGCGTGACCAGCTTGGCGAAGCTCAAGCGGTCGCCGACCACTTCCGCGCCGCAGGTGAAGCCGGGACAACCCGACCCTCGTGA
- a CDS encoding Type 1 glutamine amidotransferase-like domain-containing protein: protein MKLLLTSGGITNPSIRDALVDLLGRPIAESTALCIPTAEYGHPMCTPDSAWRFIAGRSPSPMCDLGWKSVGVLELTALPSIGEERWIPWVREADVLLVDGGDATYLCHWMRQSGLADLLPSLPETVWVGVSAGSMVMTPRIGTDFVEWPSAPDDRTLGIVDFSIFPHLDVFPDNTMAEAERWAAGIGGPAYVMDDQTAIKVTGRTIEVVSEGQWKQLS from the coding sequence TTGAAGCTACTCCTCACCTCCGGGGGCATCACGAACCCGAGCATCCGCGATGCGCTGGTCGACCTGTTGGGCAGGCCGATCGCCGAATCCACCGCCCTCTGCATCCCCACAGCGGAGTACGGCCACCCCATGTGTACGCCGGACTCGGCCTGGCGCTTCATCGCCGGCCGGTCCCCGTCGCCCATGTGCGACCTCGGCTGGAAGTCGGTGGGTGTCCTCGAACTCACCGCGCTGCCCAGCATCGGCGAGGAGCGCTGGATCCCGTGGGTCCGGGAGGCCGACGTGCTGCTGGTGGACGGCGGTGACGCGACGTACCTGTGCCACTGGATGCGGCAGTCCGGGCTGGCGGACCTCCTGCCGTCGCTGCCCGAGACGGTCTGGGTGGGGGTGAGCGCCGGCAGCATGGTGATGACTCCCCGGATCGGCACCGATTTCGTGGAGTGGCCGTCCGCGCCGGACGACAGGACGCTGGGGATCGTCGACTTCTCGATCTTCCCGCACCTGGACGTGTTCCCGGACAACACCATGGCCGAGGCCGAGAGATGGGCAGCCGGCATCGGCGGTCCGGCGTACGTCATGGACGACCAGACGGCCATCAAGGTCACCGGCCGCACCATCGAAGTCGTCTCCGAGGGGCAGTGGAAGCAGCTCTCCTGA
- a CDS encoding MMPL family transporter, protein MAELLYRVGRFAARCHWSVVGIWAAVMLLGLGTFAAFSGTISSAISIPGTPTGKVTDQLARDFKGASGGSGSVAFTTVDGRAFSREQRNGIAGLLERISRVDGVRGVTNPFDTQAQLDSGKAELATGTRKLTQGKDALAKGLEQLKAAQRQLDAQREQAAGKGTPDKVKQRLAAEQEKLDQNKRQLQQQSAKLDGQAAGLQSATQVAELSSGFRFVSKDRAAAVGTVSFEQPTTEVPAEVKTEIEDLVDAAGITGTKALLSQDISQAVPSVLGPGEVAGVIVAAIVLVLMLGTAIGAVLPLASAILGVGVATLAAMSFSGLVDFQSVTPVLGVMLGLAVGIDYSLFILNRHRNQLRQGMDLHESIGLANGTSGNAVVFAGATVVVALLALNITGIPFLGLMGTVGAGAVLVAILVATTFTPAVLSLVGMRVLRKRERAALRPGAASTSRRNPNVDAKGPRHRRADGTHSGADRPMSTRRAILAVVIGIGALAVVALPALQMRLGLPDGASQPEDSQAYQAYEVQAKKFGDGFNGPLLVVANLPHAVDETTRTAEQATVGKAIQDKGDVRAVVPIGVSDDGTELAFQVIPTGGPNSESTADLVQGLRELRPDTAQGGSATLGVAGNASANIDVSQKLSDALPVYLVLVVGLSFLILILVFRSLLVPLTATIGFVLSLLGAFGGITAIFQLGWVSSLFGVHSPGPILSFLPIIQTGILFGLAMDYQLFLVSGMREAYAHGAPAKVAVRRGLHAGRSVVTAAAIIMISVFAGFIFSHDTTIKPIGFGLAFGVLLDAFVVRMLIIPAAMHLIGDKAWWIPRWLDRILPDVDVEGAKLERTHPVSHHPADVVPAPAPTNTST, encoded by the coding sequence ATGGCTGAGCTCCTCTATCGCGTAGGGCGATTCGCCGCGCGGTGCCACTGGAGCGTGGTCGGAATCTGGGCGGCCGTGATGCTGCTCGGACTCGGGACGTTCGCGGCGTTCTCGGGCACCATCTCCTCGGCCATCTCCATTCCGGGTACGCCGACCGGCAAGGTCACCGACCAGCTCGCCCGCGACTTCAAGGGTGCAAGTGGAGGCTCCGGAAGCGTGGCGTTCACGACCGTCGACGGCAGGGCGTTCAGCCGGGAACAGCGAAACGGCATCGCCGGCCTCCTCGAGCGGATCTCCCGCGTCGACGGGGTGCGAGGCGTCACCAATCCCTTCGACACCCAGGCGCAGCTCGACAGCGGCAAGGCCGAACTCGCCACCGGCACCCGGAAACTCACGCAGGGAAAGGACGCGCTCGCCAAGGGCCTGGAGCAGCTGAAGGCGGCGCAACGGCAGCTTGACGCGCAGCGTGAGCAGGCAGCGGGCAAGGGAACGCCGGACAAGGTGAAGCAGCGGCTGGCCGCCGAGCAGGAGAAGCTCGACCAGAACAAGCGGCAGCTCCAGCAGCAGAGCGCCAAGCTCGACGGGCAGGCCGCGGGGCTGCAGTCCGCGACCCAGGTCGCGGAACTCTCCTCGGGATTCCGGTTCGTCTCCAAGGATCGTGCTGCCGCGGTCGGGACCGTGAGCTTCGAGCAACCCACCACCGAGGTGCCGGCCGAGGTCAAGACGGAGATCGAGGACCTCGTCGACGCCGCCGGCATCACGGGCACCAAGGCCCTGCTGTCACAGGACATTTCCCAGGCCGTGCCCTCCGTGCTCGGGCCCGGGGAGGTTGCCGGCGTCATCGTCGCCGCGATCGTGCTGGTCCTCATGCTGGGTACCGCCATCGGTGCCGTGCTGCCACTGGCCAGCGCGATCCTCGGGGTGGGGGTCGCCACCCTCGCCGCGATGTCGTTCTCCGGGCTGGTCGACTTCCAGTCCGTCACCCCCGTGCTGGGCGTGATGCTCGGACTCGCGGTCGGCATCGACTACTCCCTGTTCATCCTCAACCGGCATCGCAACCAGCTCCGGCAGGGCATGGACCTGCACGAGTCCATCGGCCTGGCCAACGGCACCTCCGGCAACGCCGTCGTCTTCGCCGGCGCCACTGTCGTCGTGGCCCTGCTGGCGCTGAACATCACCGGCATCCCGTTCCTGGGGTTGATGGGCACCGTCGGCGCCGGTGCGGTGCTCGTCGCCATCCTCGTCGCCACGACCTTCACCCCCGCCGTACTCTCCCTGGTCGGCATGCGCGTGCTGCGTAAGAGGGAACGCGCCGCACTCCGGCCGGGCGCGGCGTCGACGAGCCGGCGGAACCCGAACGTCGACGCGAAGGGACCCAGACATCGCCGCGCCGACGGCACCCACTCCGGCGCGGACCGGCCGATGAGCACTCGTCGTGCGATCCTCGCAGTGGTGATCGGCATCGGTGCCCTGGCCGTCGTCGCGCTACCCGCCCTGCAGATGCGGCTCGGGCTTCCGGACGGGGCCAGCCAGCCCGAGGACTCCCAGGCGTACCAGGCGTACGAGGTCCAGGCGAAGAAGTTCGGCGACGGCTTCAATGGCCCTCTGCTCGTCGTGGCCAACCTTCCCCACGCTGTCGACGAGACGACCCGGACGGCCGAACAGGCCACGGTCGGGAAGGCCATCCAAGACAAGGGCGACGTGCGGGCGGTCGTGCCGATCGGTGTGTCCGACGACGGCACCGAACTCGCCTTCCAGGTCATCCCCACCGGCGGGCCCAACAGCGAGTCCACCGCCGACCTGGTGCAGGGACTGCGAGAGCTTCGACCGGACACCGCTCAGGGCGGCAGCGCCACGCTCGGGGTCGCCGGGAACGCCAGCGCCAACATCGACGTGTCGCAGAAGCTCTCCGACGCCCTGCCGGTCTACCTCGTGCTGGTGGTCGGGCTGTCGTTCCTGATCCTCATCCTGGTCTTCCGCTCGCTGCTCGTTCCCCTGACCGCGACGATCGGATTCGTTCTCTCGCTGCTGGGCGCCTTCGGCGGAATCACCGCGATCTTCCAGCTGGGCTGGGTTTCCAGCCTGTTCGGCGTCCACTCGCCAGGTCCGATCCTGAGCTTCCTGCCCATCATCCAGACCGGCATCCTGTTCGGCCTGGCGATGGACTACCAGCTCTTCCTCGTGTCCGGGATGCGGGAGGCCTACGCCCACGGCGCCCCGGCCAAGGTTGCCGTACGACGCGGCCTGCACGCCGGGCGCAGCGTGGTCACCGCGGCGGCCATCATCATGATCTCGGTGTTCGCGGGCTTCATCTTCTCCCACGACACCACCATCAAGCCGATCGGCTTCGGTCTCGCGTTCGGCGTCCTCCTGGATGCCTTCGTGGTAAGGATGCTGATCATCCCCGCCGCCATGCATCTCATCGGTGACAAGGCCTGGTGGATCCCGCGCTGGCTGGACCGCATCCTGCCCGACGTCGACGTCGAGGGTGCGAAGCTCGAACGCACGCACCCGGTCTCACACCACCCGGCCGACGTCGTCCCGGCGCCGGCCCCGACGAACACGAGCACGTGA
- a CDS encoding S1C family serine protease, with product MIAVLCGGVVGGAAGTFAAINIARDGHTAPTAGALGVSENSGLVPRLIARTNPSVVEIDTWFLGHRAVGTGVILTNDGLILTNFHVVSPARRIGVRFVPGQTPLSAVLVSAAPRADLAVIRVTTDGGLTPARLGDSDSLEVGQTVVAVGTSEGLHDSASLGIISALNRPVSVPEASTGLAPSGGVVTYDAIQTDAALNPGNSGGPLFDLDGRVIGINSAIYTPPDRAPVTGIGFAIPINTAKQIIHNLSTEGG from the coding sequence GTGATCGCCGTGCTGTGCGGAGGCGTGGTCGGCGGGGCCGCCGGGACATTCGCCGCCATCAACATCGCCCGTGACGGCCACACCGCTCCGACGGCCGGCGCCCTGGGGGTGTCGGAGAACTCCGGACTGGTTCCTCGGCTGATCGCTCGTACCAACCCGAGCGTGGTGGAGATCGACACCTGGTTCTTGGGCCACCGGGCAGTCGGAACGGGTGTGATCCTCACCAACGACGGACTGATCCTTACCAACTTCCATGTCGTCTCTCCCGCCCGCCGTATCGGTGTGCGATTCGTGCCGGGCCAAACCCCGCTGTCAGCGGTCCTGGTCAGCGCCGCCCCCAGAGCCGACCTCGCGGTCATCCGGGTCACCACTGACGGTGGCCTCACACCGGCACGGTTGGGCGACTCCGACTCACTGGAAGTAGGCCAGACCGTCGTTGCCGTAGGGACGTCGGAGGGTCTGCACGACAGTGCGTCGCTGGGGATCATCAGCGCACTCAACAGGCCGGTCTCGGTCCCCGAAGCGTCGACCGGCCTGGCGCCGTCGGGAGGCGTCGTCACCTACGACGCCATCCAAACCGACGCCGCGCTCAACCCCGGCAACTCTGGCGGCCCGCTGTTCGACCTGGATGGCCGCGTCATCGGGATCAACTCCGCGATCTACACACCGCCCGACCGGGCACCTGTCACCGGCATCGGGTTCGCAATACCGATCAACACCGCGAAACAGATCATCCACAACCTCTCCACCGAAGGCGGCTGA
- a CDS encoding COG4315 family predicted lipoprotein, with protein sequence MCTNIWHPVVVGSVKVKPKVAGVPVQFETLPRPGGLHQLAVNGHRLYTFKLDTAPGQTNGQDFQTGGPTGSVYTWSAVVVPSSAPRTILLQR encoded by the coding sequence GTGTGTACCAACATCTGGCACCCGGTGGTGGTCGGCTCGGTGAAGGTCAAACCGAAGGTGGCCGGGGTGCCGGTGCAGTTCGAGACATTGCCCCGACCCGGCGGCCTGCACCAACTCGCCGTCAACGGGCACCGTCTGTACACGTTCAAGCTGGACACCGCACCCGGCCAGACCAACGGCCAGGACTTTCAGACCGGCGGACCGACCGGAAGTGTCTACACGTGGTCGGCGGTCGTGGTCCCGTCATCAGCTCCGAGGACGATCCTCCTGCAGCGTTGA
- a CDS encoding FG-GAP repeat domain-containing protein produces MRIRQQSRSVALALVLLTAWLVWAPTPRAYAQTVTFGPVTNYSTEGRQPRSVAAGDFNRDGNMDLVTANNQDNNVSVFLGIGAGLFGEATRFAAQNNPRSVAVGDFNKDGRLDLAVANFLSNSVSILLGTGTGTFGAATNFTVGTGPQAVAVGDFNRDSNPDLATANFTGNNITIRLGTGTGGFGAASTFGLNGATSPYGLAVGDFNNDTNPDLAVADSGSNNVSILLGTGTGTFGAATNFALGGGTSPRGVAVGDFNTDGRADLAVTNQASGNLSVLLGTGTGGFGAATNYTVGNQPFSVAVADLDFDGHEDLVTADGGGSATGNRISVLLGTGTATFGAASGFSMGTGPQSVVAADFNNDGLPDVATANSGSDNLSVRLNTTIAGTLSITVPGGPVSAGNGAPGAQLSTQLGPASVADRRAPGPNLWTVTVTSTDFATSPPTQTISKAAASYWSGPATSTTGSGNFVPGQPTAAGAVNLNTSRTAFSKTTGTGLNTATWNPTLIINIPAQATAGTYTGTITHSVA; encoded by the coding sequence ATGAGGATTCGCCAACAGAGCCGTTCTGTTGCCCTCGCTCTCGTTCTCCTGACAGCCTGGCTCGTCTGGGCGCCCACGCCTCGGGCCTACGCGCAGACGGTCACGTTCGGGCCCGTCACCAACTACTCCACCGAAGGCCGCCAACCCCGATCAGTCGCGGCAGGTGACTTCAACCGCGACGGCAATATGGACCTGGTCACCGCGAACAACCAGGACAACAACGTTTCGGTGTTCTTGGGCATAGGTGCCGGCCTCTTCGGCGAGGCCACCCGCTTCGCTGCCCAGAACAACCCCCGATCGGTCGCGGTCGGCGACTTCAACAAGGACGGCCGTCTCGATCTGGCGGTCGCCAACTTCCTGTCCAACAGCGTCTCGATCCTTCTCGGTACCGGGACGGGCACCTTCGGCGCCGCGACGAACTTCACCGTAGGAACGGGCCCGCAGGCCGTCGCAGTCGGCGACTTCAACCGCGACAGCAACCCCGACCTCGCCACGGCAAACTTCACCGGCAACAACATCACCATCCGGCTGGGCACCGGGACCGGCGGCTTCGGGGCCGCCAGCACCTTCGGCCTCAACGGCGCGACCAGTCCATACGGTCTCGCCGTCGGTGACTTCAACAACGACACCAACCCCGACCTGGCGGTGGCCGACTCAGGCTCCAACAACGTGTCGATCCTGCTCGGCACCGGCACCGGAACCTTCGGGGCGGCCACCAACTTCGCGCTGGGCGGCGGAACCAGCCCACGCGGCGTCGCCGTCGGCGACTTCAACACCGACGGCAGAGCCGACCTGGCGGTCACCAACCAGGCCAGCGGCAACCTGTCCGTCCTCCTCGGCACCGGCACGGGCGGATTCGGCGCCGCCACGAACTACACCGTCGGAAACCAGCCATTCTCGGTCGCGGTCGCCGACCTGGACTTCGACGGCCACGAAGACCTCGTGACCGCTGACGGCGGCGGAAGCGCCACGGGCAACCGGATCTCGGTACTCCTCGGCACCGGCACCGCAACCTTCGGCGCCGCCAGCGGCTTCTCCATGGGAACGGGCCCCCAATCCGTGGTCGCCGCCGACTTCAACAACGACGGCCTACCCGACGTGGCCACCGCCAACAGCGGCTCCGACAACCTCTCCGTACGGCTCAACACCACGATCGCCGGAACACTGTCCATCACGGTCCCAGGTGGCCCGGTAAGCGCCGGAAACGGCGCCCCCGGAGCCCAGCTGAGCACTCAGCTCGGACCGGCGAGCGTTGCCGACCGCAGAGCTCCGGGCCCGAACCTGTGGACGGTGACCGTCACCTCCACCGACTTCGCCACCAGCCCACCAACCCAGACCATCAGCAAGGCCGCCGCATCCTATTGGTCCGGCCCTGCAACCAGCACCACCGGCAGCGGCAACTTCGTGCCCGGCCAACCCACCGCCGCCGGGGCAGTCAACCTCAACACCAGCCGCACAGCCTTCTCCAAAACCACCGGCACAGGCCTCAACACCGCCACGTGGAACCCGACCCTCATCATCAACATCCCCGCCCAAGCCACGGCCGGCACCTACACCGGCACCATCACTCACTCCGTGGCATAG
- a CDS encoding COG4315 family predicted lipoprotein — protein sequence MVRTVEIKGHSRFLADYRGATLYTSTGPVNAKGPLCTGSCTSVWHPVLVHSAGLRDPGGLGVRIGTLDRPGGLHQLAVNGHRAYTFVDDTKPGQLTGDGFITGGLSGQTHTWRAVRVSPRAPARVVFTPK from the coding sequence GTGGTGCGAACCGTTGAGATCAAGGGGCACAGCCGTTTCCTGGCCGACTATCGGGGGGCGACGCTCTACACCAGCACCGGGCCGGTGAACGCGAAGGGCCCCTTGTGTACAGGGTCCTGTACCTCGGTGTGGCATCCGGTGCTGGTGCACAGCGCAGGCCTACGCGACCCCGGCGGACTGGGGGTTCGGATCGGCACGCTCGACCGCCCCGGTGGCCTGCACCAGCTCGCCGTGAACGGACACCGCGCCTACACCTTCGTCGACGACACCAAGCCGGGACAACTCACCGGCGACGGGTTCATCACCGGAGGCCTGAGCGGCCAAACCCACACCTGGCGAGCCGTGCGCGTCTCCCCACGAGCGCCGGCCCGGGTCGTGTTCACACCGAAGTGA